The following coding sequences lie in one Sedimentibacter sp. MB35-C1 genomic window:
- a CDS encoding TldD/PmbA family protein yields MLNRQVIEDTLNAALSTGGDFAEVFVEDRTNNGILMIGGKVESTMSGRDYGVGIRIFKGFNSVYAYTNKSDHDSLIETAKKAAAAIEGTQNVVTMNLEKSKVNNINNIIINPETIGKTKKVDIMRRAYDTAFNYSDLVTQVTVNYTDYTQNIMVANTEGLWREDTRVRSRLGISSVASKDGEMQSGFFGPGASKGYEFFENLDVDHYAKEASRIAVTMVNAKYSPSGKMPVIIDNGFGGVIFHEACGHGLEATSVAKGLSVFSGKKGQQIASPLVTAIDDGSIPGEWGSYNIDDEGTKSQRNVLIENGILKSYMVDRLNARRMNMDITGSSRRQGYRYAPTSRMSNTFIDNGKSTPEEIISNTERGIYAKHMGGGSVNPSTGEFNFAVMEGYIIENGKIKDPVRGATLIGKGTDILTKIDMVGNNLMQSQGMCGSVSGSIPANVGQPMIRVSEITVGGREGEK; encoded by the coding sequence GTGTTAAACAGGCAGGTTATCGAAGACACATTAAATGCTGCACTTTCAACAGGCGGAGATTTTGCGGAAGTCTTTGTTGAAGACAGAACCAACAATGGCATTTTAATGATCGGAGGCAAGGTTGAAAGTACCATGTCAGGAAGAGACTATGGAGTAGGTATAAGAATTTTCAAAGGCTTCAACAGCGTTTATGCATATACAAACAAATCAGATCACGACTCACTGATAGAAACTGCAAAAAAGGCGGCTGCCGCTATTGAAGGAACTCAAAATGTAGTAACAATGAATCTTGAAAAGTCAAAAGTTAATAATATCAATAATATAATAATAAATCCTGAAACAATTGGAAAAACAAAAAAAGTTGATATTATGAGAAGGGCATATGATACAGCTTTTAACTACAGCGATCTTGTAACCCAGGTAACAGTAAACTATACAGACTATACACAAAATATCATGGTTGCAAACACAGAAGGGTTGTGGAGAGAGGACACTAGAGTTCGATCACGCTTGGGAATATCTTCTGTTGCGTCAAAAGATGGAGAAATGCAGTCAGGATTTTTTGGACCTGGAGCAAGCAAGGGTTATGAATTTTTTGAAAATTTAGATGTTGACCATTATGCTAAAGAAGCTTCAAGAATTGCCGTAACAATGGTCAATGCAAAGTACAGTCCGAGCGGAAAAATGCCGGTAATAATTGATAACGGATTTGGAGGAGTTATATTTCATGAGGCATGCGGTCATGGACTGGAAGCGACCTCTGTAGCTAAGGGGCTTTCGGTTTTTTCCGGAAAAAAAGGGCAGCAGATAGCGTCTCCTTTAGTAACGGCAATAGATGATGGTTCAATTCCCGGAGAATGGGGCTCATACAATATAGATGATGAAGGAACAAAATCTCAGAGAAATGTTCTTATAGAAAATGGGATACTTAAAAGCTATATGGTTGACAGGCTAAACGCAAGAAGAATGAACATGGATATTACAGGATCATCAAGAAGACAGGGCTACAGGTACGCTCCTACTTCTAGGATGTCCAACACTTTTATAGATAACGGGAAGTCTACTCCAGAAGAAATTATTTCTAATACTGAGAGAGGAATTTATGCGAAGCACATGGGTGGAGGCTCTGTAAATCCAAGTACAGGAGAATTTAATTTTGCAGTAATGGAAGGCTATATTATTGAAAACGGTAAAATAAAAGATCCAGTAAGAGGTGCAACACTCATAGGGAAGGGAACTGATATACTAACTAAAATTGATATGGTAGGAAATAATCTTATGCAAAGCCAAGGAATGTGTGGCTCGGTAAGTGGAAGTATTCCTGCAAATGTAGGGCAGCCTATGATAAGAGTCTCTGAAATAACAGTAGGTGGAAGGGAAGGTGAAAAATAG
- a CDS encoding ABC transporter permease, with protein MNIKSVTKMAFQSILSNKMRTFLTMLGIIIGVFSVVVLISIGQGATSGVADSISSMGSNIINVSIRGRRSALKYNDTYDIEVLEGVKSATPVYSSSSTVKYDIETTDVSIMGGNENYLSINNYEVESGRPITPVDVKYRNKIAIIGSTTAEDLFDKDDPLEKEISIGGEKYTVVGVLKSKSSSSSGDSNDIIIVPVTSLMRQNNTSEVSSITVQANSAEDSSIAKENIENYLLEYFGEEDYYNVFSQDEMLEVLSETTAMLTAMLGGIAGISLLVGGIGIMNIMLVTVTERTKEIGVRKAIGAGRANILIQFLIESSVMSGLGGIIGALSGIIASYAISNVMDITYSVNIPVIVIAFVFSLAVGVFFGLYPANKASKLKPVDALRYE; from the coding sequence ATGAACATTAAAAGCGTAACAAAAATGGCCTTTCAGTCTATTTTATCAAACAAAATGAGAACATTCCTGACAATGCTGGGCATAATAATAGGAGTATTTTCCGTTGTAGTCCTTATTTCCATAGGGCAAGGGGCAACTTCAGGTGTTGCAGACAGCATTTCCAGCATGGGTTCAAATATTATAAACGTTAGTATAAGAGGGAGAAGATCAGCTCTTAAATATAATGATACCTACGACATAGAGGTTCTTGAAGGAGTGAAAAGCGCTACTCCCGTTTACTCTTCAAGCTCAACTGTAAAATATGATATTGAAACAACCGATGTAAGCATAATGGGCGGAAATGAAAACTATTTGAGTATAAATAATTATGAAGTTGAATCCGGAAGACCGATTACTCCCGTTGATGTAAAATACAGAAATAAAATTGCCATTATTGGATCTACTACGGCTGAAGATCTGTTCGACAAAGATGATCCTTTGGAAAAGGAAATTTCAATTGGCGGTGAAAAATATACAGTAGTGGGAGTTCTTAAATCAAAAAGCTCTTCTTCATCAGGAGACAGCAACGATATAATAATAGTTCCCGTAACCTCACTAATGAGACAAAACAATACTAGTGAGGTAAGCAGCATAACCGTACAGGCGAATTCTGCGGAAGATTCTTCCATTGCAAAGGAAAATATTGAAAACTATCTTCTCGAGTACTTTGGAGAAGAAGACTACTACAATGTATTCAGTCAGGATGAAATGCTGGAAGTTCTTAGCGAAACAACAGCAATGCTTACTGCAATGCTTGGCGGAATAGCAGGCATTTCTCTGCTGGTAGGAGGAATAGGAATAATGAACATAATGCTTGTCACTGTGACTGAAAGAACAAAGGAAATAGGCGTACGCAAGGCAATAGGTGCAGGCAGGGCCAACATTCTAATACAGTTTCTAATCGAATCATCTGTAATGAGCGGTCTGGGGGGCATCATCGGTGCACTTTCAGGGATTATAGCATCATATGCAATATCCAATGTTATGGATATTACATATTCAGTCAACATCCCTGTAATTGTAATAGCATTTGTCTTTTCACTTGCAGTCGGTGTATTTTTTGGACTATATCCTGCAAACAAAGCCTCAAAATTAAAACCTGTAGACGCATTGCGATACGAGTGA
- the tyrS gene encoding tyrosine--tRNA ligase: MKQGNVFDVLKERGYIEQCTHEEEIRELLGKESVTFYIGFDPTADSLHIGHFIQVMVMSIMQQYGHRPIALLGGGTTMIGDPSDRTGMRSIMTQEIIANNAENFKKVFQKFLDFSDDRAIMDNNAEWLLPLNFLDFMREVGVHFSVNRMLAAECYKNRMEQGLTFFEFGYMLMQSYDFYALNQKYNCKMQLGGNDQWSNIIGGIELTRKKANEQVYGMTFALLTNSEGKKMGKTEKGALWLDRDKTSPYDFYQYWRNIDDADVEKCLALLTFLPMDEVRRLGRLEGSEINKAKEILAYEITKLIHSEEDAIKAQEAARALFGAGKDSEDMPTTELTRAELGSGIAVIDLMVKAGLIKSKSEGRRLIEQSGVSVNDKVVDGVSSAVTEKDFEEGKLIIKKGKKVYHRIKLV; the protein is encoded by the coding sequence ATGAAGCAGGGAAATGTATTTGATGTATTGAAAGAGAGAGGATATATCGAGCAATGCACGCATGAGGAAGAAATTCGTGAGCTGCTGGGGAAGGAGTCCGTTACATTTTATATAGGATTTGATCCAACGGCGGACAGTCTTCACATCGGCCATTTTATACAAGTAATGGTTATGTCAATAATGCAGCAGTATGGGCACAGACCTATTGCACTCCTCGGCGGAGGAACTACAATGATAGGTGATCCTAGCGATAGAACGGGCATGCGTTCTATAATGACGCAGGAAATAATTGCAAATAACGCTGAGAATTTTAAAAAGGTATTTCAAAAATTCTTAGATTTTTCGGATGATAGGGCAATAATGGACAATAATGCTGAATGGCTGCTACCGCTTAATTTTCTAGATTTCATGAGGGAAGTTGGCGTTCATTTTTCTGTAAATAGAATGCTGGCTGCAGAGTGTTATAAAAATAGAATGGAGCAGGGACTTACATTTTTTGAATTCGGATACATGTTGATGCAGAGCTATGATTTTTATGCGCTGAATCAGAAATATAACTGTAAAATGCAGCTTGGCGGAAATGACCAATGGTCAAATATCATTGGAGGAATAGAGCTTACAAGAAAAAAAGCTAATGAGCAGGTTTATGGAATGACATTTGCTCTCTTAACAAACAGTGAAGGAAAGAAAATGGGCAAGACAGAAAAAGGAGCGTTGTGGCTTGACAGGGACAAAACATCACCATATGATTTCTACCAGTACTGGAGAAATATTGATGATGCAGATGTGGAAAAATGTCTGGCATTATTAACATTCCTGCCTATGGATGAGGTAAGAAGACTGGGACGCTTAGAAGGCTCAGAAATAAACAAAGCTAAGGAAATACTTGCTTATGAAATTACAAAGCTAATACATTCTGAGGAAGATGCCATTAAGGCACAGGAAGCTGCAAGAGCACTATTCGGGGCAGGAAAAGATTCTGAAGACATGCCTACAACAGAACTGACAAGAGCTGAATTAGGAAGCGGCATAGCCGTTATAGATCTTATGGTTAAGGCTGGATTAATTAAGAGCAAGAGCGAAGGAAGAAGATTAATTGAACAGTCGGGAGTTTCTGTAAATGACAAGGTTGTAGATGGTGTCAGCTCAGCAGTTACCGAAAAGGATTTTGAAGAAGGAAAGCTGATTATTAAAAAAGGAAAGAAAGTTTACCATAGAATTAAGTTGGTATAA
- a CDS encoding CAP domain-containing protein: MNKKVLALTLTAALALSPITAFAAESNCTSTAKYNFSNLKNYSCEFSNSNVKNKFTINGKTVDLNSIDCSNLFSKKTVKYNVPTTETETPADTQAEVEVPVDNSTESEATKTIENQTPAEAPAETTTTVEDNTAAETESTVTSVSAYEQKVVELVNIEREKEGLPALTLDTAISNVARIKSQDMADNNYFAHQSPTYGSAGSMLTKFGISWSAWGENIASGQKTPEAVVTAWMNSAGHRANILSSNFSKIGVGYVTNSNGTSYWTQMFTN, translated from the coding sequence ATGAACAAAAAAGTATTAGCATTAACATTGACAGCAGCTTTGGCTCTTTCGCCAATAACTGCCTTTGCAGCAGAAAGCAATTGTACAAGCACAGCTAAGTATAATTTTAGTAATTTGAAAAATTATTCATGCGAATTTTCAAACTCAAATGTAAAAAATAAATTTACAATTAACGGAAAAACTGTAGATTTAAATTCAATCGACTGCAGCAATTTATTTAGCAAAAAAACTGTTAAATATAATGTCCCTACTACTGAAACTGAAACACCTGCCGATACTCAGGCAGAAGTAGAAGTTCCGGTTGATAATTCTACCGAATCCGAAGCTACTAAAACAATTGAAAATCAAACGCCTGCTGAAGCGCCGGCTGAAACAACTACTACAGTTGAAGATAATACTGCTGCCGAAACAGAAAGCACAGTTACATCTGTTTCAGCATACGAGCAAAAAGTAGTGGAGCTTGTAAACATAGAAAGAGAAAAGGAAGGTCTTCCTGCACTTACATTAGACACTGCAATCTCCAATGTTGCAAGAATTAAGTCTCAAGACATGGCGGATAATAACTATTTTGCACACCAGTCACCCACTTACGGAAGTGCTGGTAGCATGCTTACAAAATTCGGTATAAGTTGGTCAGCTTGGGGTGAAAATATAGCATCCGGGCAAAAAACACCTGAAGCCGTTGTAACTGCATGGATGAACTCAGCAGGACACAGAGCTAATATTCTTTCATCAAACTTCTCAAAAATAGGAGTTGGCTACGTAACAAATTCTAACGGAACATCTTACTGGACACAAATGTTCACTAACTAA
- a CDS encoding ABC transporter ATP-binding protein, whose translation MISLKNVYKKYGDVEILKDFSLSFEENKITCLFGPSGVGKTTIANIAACLTDIDGGMVTGIKNTVYSYVFQDHRLLPWYSVYDNIDFVLKDIYPDEKRKDIIHSYIDIVGLKGYEKQKPSELSGGMCQRVSLARAFAYPSDFLILDEPFKGLDLKIKNDIIHIFKNLWNENKRTVLFITHDINETVDLSDYIYVLSDRPVKIIKKIILDEKSNHKNIFYLLENLARL comes from the coding sequence ATGATCAGTCTTAAAAATGTTTATAAAAAATATGGAGATGTTGAAATTCTTAAGGATTTCAGCTTATCCTTCGAAGAAAATAAAATAACTTGCCTTTTTGGCCCATCAGGTGTAGGCAAAACAACAATAGCAAACATTGCTGCATGCCTTACGGATATTGACGGCGGTATGGTAACTGGAATTAAAAACACAGTATATTCCTACGTTTTTCAAGACCACAGGCTTCTTCCCTGGTACAGTGTATACGACAACATAGACTTTGTTCTCAAAGATATTTATCCTGATGAAAAAAGGAAAGATATTATACATAGCTACATTGACATAGTAGGCCTAAAGGGATATGAAAAACAAAAGCCCAGTGAATTAAGTGGTGGAATGTGCCAGAGGGTATCGCTAGCCAGAGCTTTTGCATACCCATCTGATTTTTTAATTTTGGATGAACCTTTTAAAGGACTTGATTTAAAAATAAAAAATGATATTATTCACATTTTTAAAAATTTATGGAACGAAAACAAACGAACAGTTCTGTTTATAACCCATGATATTAATGAAACAGTTGATTTATCTGATTATATTTATGTTCTTAGTGACAGACCCGTTAAAATTATTAAAAAAATAATTCTTGATGAAAAATCAAATCATAAAAATATTTTTTATTTACTTGAAAATTTAGCAAGATTATAA
- a CDS encoding ABC transporter ATP-binding protein produces the protein MINLIDITKTYDMGSVQVQVLKGITLHVKEGEFLSIIGPSGSGKSTLMNMIGCLDVPTTGEYYLDGKEISTYNEKQLSKIRNQKIGFIFQKFNLLPKLTAFENVELPLIYRGMNAKERKQRSLDALEKVGLSDRMEHKPTELSGGQQQRVAIARALAGDPPVLLADEPTGNLDSKSGGEVMNLIRNLSKDGKTIVLITHDSEVAKEAKRTITIKDGLLLNNPASQTD, from the coding sequence ATGATAAATCTAATAGACATAACCAAGACTTATGATATGGGTTCTGTGCAGGTGCAGGTGCTCAAAGGAATAACTCTTCATGTAAAGGAAGGCGAATTTCTCTCAATAATAGGCCCTTCCGGCTCAGGAAAATCAACCCTCATGAATATGATCGGATGCCTGGATGTTCCAACAACTGGAGAATATTATTTGGACGGAAAAGAAATAAGTACATATAACGAAAAGCAGCTTTCAAAAATAAGAAATCAAAAAATAGGCTTTATATTTCAGAAATTTAACCTGCTTCCAAAGCTGACAGCATTTGAGAATGTTGAATTGCCCCTTATTTACAGAGGTATGAATGCGAAGGAAAGAAAACAACGAAGCCTTGACGCTTTAGAAAAGGTAGGGTTAAGTGACAGAATGGAACATAAACCTACGGAGTTATCCGGAGGACAACAGCAGCGTGTAGCTATAGCACGTGCATTGGCAGGCGATCCTCCTGTTCTGTTGGCAGATGAGCCCACAGGCAATCTTGACTCCAAATCCGGAGGCGAAGTTATGAACCTAATACGAAACCTGAGCAAAGATGGCAAAACTATTGTATTAATAACACACGACAGCGAGGTTGCAAAAGAAGCAAAGCGCACTATAACAATCAAAGACGGACTGCTCCTTAACAATCCGGCATCCCAGACAGACTAA
- a CDS encoding TldD/PmbA family protein: MDIKPLIEKIFQKGRQNGLGDMEVYYSAGNSLSLKVFQKDLDGYSLSESEGLSLRGIYKGKMGYSYTEKVDESSIDLLIKNVIENATVIDSDDEEFIYEGSKEYKNVNTYNQSLAKVSEVDKISFVKNLEEEAFSMDKRITSVETCVYGDGYGETVMSNTKGLYLHDKSNIAYTYVVVVAKDGNDIKTGMAYRTGNDFSKFNAKEISGEAVKEAVSLLGAKTVKSNDYPIIIRNSAAADLLEAFTGIFSAENIQKDLSLLKGKLNQQIGSEKFTLIDDPFMEGGLASRSFDGEGVACKYKKIIDKGTLKTYLHNLKTSKKDKIDTTGNASKGSYKSSIGISPSNFYIEKGDKTLDELISSMASGIMITELQGLHSGLNSISGDFSLAALGYEIKNGKITGPVEQITVAGNFFEMIKNIEEVGADLKFGLPGEAYIGSPSLKIKKLAIAGK, from the coding sequence GTGGATATTAAACCATTGATAGAAAAAATATTTCAAAAAGGCAGGCAAAATGGACTAGGAGATATGGAAGTTTATTATTCCGCGGGAAACAGTCTTTCACTTAAAGTGTTTCAAAAAGATCTTGACGGTTACAGCCTTTCAGAAAGTGAAGGATTATCTTTGAGGGGGATATATAAAGGAAAAATGGGATATTCCTACACAGAAAAGGTAGACGAATCCTCAATTGATTTATTAATCAAGAACGTTATTGAAAATGCTACTGTAATTGATTCTGACGATGAAGAGTTCATTTATGAGGGATCAAAGGAATATAAAAATGTAAATACATATAATCAAAGTCTGGCGAAAGTATCTGAAGTTGATAAGATAAGCTTTGTTAAAAATCTTGAAGAAGAAGCCTTCAGCATGGATAAGAGAATTACTTCTGTTGAAACATGCGTCTATGGAGATGGATATGGGGAAACGGTCATGTCTAATACTAAAGGGTTGTATCTGCATGATAAAAGTAATATTGCTTATACATACGTTGTTGTAGTTGCAAAAGATGGCAATGACATAAAAACAGGCATGGCATACCGAACCGGAAATGATTTTTCCAAGTTCAATGCAAAGGAAATATCAGGTGAGGCAGTGAAGGAAGCCGTATCGCTTTTAGGAGCTAAAACAGTAAAATCAAATGATTATCCAATTATTATTAGAAACAGTGCAGCTGCTGACTTACTGGAAGCATTCACAGGAATATTTTCGGCAGAAAACATTCAGAAAGATCTTTCTCTTTTAAAAGGAAAACTAAACCAGCAAATAGGAAGCGAAAAATTTACATTGATTGATGATCCTTTTATGGAAGGTGGTCTTGCTTCAAGGTCTTTTGACGGTGAAGGTGTGGCGTGTAAGTATAAAAAAATAATTGATAAAGGAACTTTAAAAACCTACTTGCATAATTTAAAAACTTCGAAAAAAGATAAAATTGACACAACGGGAAATGCAAGCAAGGGATCATATAAGTCTTCAATAGGAATATCGCCTTCAAACTTTTATATTGAAAAGGGAGATAAAACACTGGATGAACTGATTTCATCAATGGCATCCGGAATTATGATTACTGAACTTCAGGGATTGCATTCCGGTTTGAATTCAATATCAGGAGATTTTTCTCTAGCGGCCTTGGGGTATGAGATAAAGAACGGCAAAATTACTGGACCTGTTGAACAGATAACAGTTGCAGGCAACTTTTTTGAGATGATTAAAAACATTGAAGAGGTTGGAGCAGATTTGAAGTTTGGTTTGCCGGGAGAAGCGTACATAGGCTCCCCATCCCTTAAAATAAAAAAGCTTGCAATAGCAGGAAAATAG
- a CDS encoding NCS2 family permease: MDNFFKLKENGTNVSTEIMAGFTTFFAMSYIIFVNPAILSATGMPSQAVFLATIIAAAIGTLVMGLFANVPYAQAPGMGLNAFFTYTVVFALGFTWEQALALVFVCGLLNIFITITKIRKSIIKAIPENLQNAISGGIGIFIAYIGIKGANIVEFTSEGANIISINNQAFAANGTYNNIFSVVTNGGIVPSLVDFTNPATQLALIGLVLLVVLLVLKIKGAVLISIIATTLIGIPFKVVDLSQITLTSGGLASSFAELKVTFGAAFGPNGIQSLFADPSRVPLVLMTIFAFSLSDTFDTIGTFIGTGRRSGIFSEEDQHALETSTGFKSKMDKALFADAIATSIGAVFGTSNTTTYVESAAGIGAGGRTGLTSVVTALLFIACILIAPIAGIVPSAATSPVLIIVGVMMMSSFTKIDWENLDEAIPAFFASVFMGFGYSISYGIAAGFIFYCIVKICKGQFKDIHPILFISTLLFLLNFVVLAII, from the coding sequence ATGGACAACTTTTTTAAACTAAAAGAAAACGGCACAAATGTGTCAACAGAAATAATGGCCGGATTCACCACTTTTTTTGCAATGTCATACATCATATTTGTTAACCCGGCAATTTTATCGGCAACAGGAATGCCGTCGCAGGCGGTATTTTTAGCTACAATCATAGCTGCTGCAATTGGTACTCTAGTAATGGGTCTGTTTGCAAATGTTCCTTATGCACAAGCCCCCGGTATGGGACTTAACGCATTTTTTACATACACTGTTGTATTTGCTCTGGGTTTCACATGGGAACAGGCATTGGCACTTGTGTTTGTGTGCGGTTTGTTGAATATATTTATTACAATTACAAAAATCAGAAAAAGCATAATAAAAGCTATTCCTGAAAATTTGCAAAATGCTATCAGCGGCGGAATCGGCATATTTATAGCATACATAGGAATTAAGGGAGCAAATATTGTAGAGTTTACTTCCGAAGGTGCAAACATCATTTCAATAAACAATCAGGCGTTTGCTGCAAACGGAACGTATAATAATATTTTTTCTGTTGTTACAAATGGTGGAATTGTTCCGTCTTTAGTTGATTTCACAAATCCTGCAACACAACTGGCACTCATAGGTCTTGTACTGCTGGTTGTCCTCCTTGTTCTTAAAATAAAGGGAGCAGTCCTTATAAGTATTATAGCTACAACCTTAATTGGAATACCTTTTAAGGTTGTCGATCTATCACAAATAACTCTAACTTCAGGAGGTCTGGCATCCTCTTTTGCGGAACTTAAGGTAACATTCGGAGCAGCATTCGGTCCTAATGGAATTCAGTCACTTTTCGCAGACCCCTCACGAGTACCTCTTGTTTTAATGACAATATTTGCATTTAGTTTGTCAGATACATTTGATACAATAGGCACATTCATAGGAACAGGTAGAAGAAGCGGAATTTTCAGTGAAGAAGATCAACATGCCTTGGAAACAAGCACAGGTTTTAAGTCTAAAATGGATAAGGCTTTATTCGCTGATGCAATAGCAACATCTATAGGTGCAGTATTTGGAACTTCAAACACAACAACATACGTTGAAAGTGCCGCAGGTATAGGCGCCGGAGGTCGAACAGGACTAACCAGTGTTGTAACAGCTTTGTTATTTATAGCCTGTATATTAATAGCACCGATTGCTGGAATAGTACCATCTGCAGCCACATCTCCTGTACTTATAATCGTAGGCGTAATGATGATGTCATCATTTACAAAAATTGATTGGGAGAATCTGGACGAAGCAATACCTGCATTCTTTGCATCCGTATTTATGGGATTCGGCTACAGCATTTCCTACGGAATCGCCGCAGGCTTCATTTTCTACTGTATAGTAAAGATATGCAAAGGTCAATTCAAAGACATACATCCTATTTTGTTTATTTCAACGCTGCTGTTCCTATTAAACTTTGTAGTGCTTGCAATTATTTAG
- a CDS encoding efflux RND transporter periplasmic adaptor subunit, which yields MKSKKARLTVVILIIIAAVAVTVFVTAKQKAASTSADESSTTEVEYTVASGDISMSVSESGTVTPTDKRSIKSEIDGTVDTIYVTEGDVVEPDQVLISLKSDTDDDTSTEINSIQLSIEKLQRELNDLYENQGDLNIYAPISGIISNLDIEAGDNINSNSSIATVKDTDNSYINLYFSKEQFEKISIGDAASVFMTKYFSTHEGTVTEKDSTPVQMGGGTFGYLVTIRMSNPGGFSVGDTARVSVSNNQGTYQAMQNGEIDEVKEEAIISKVSGEIKSVETENGKYVNKGDLIAVIEGTDLEFEISEKQNSIKKYKSQIEDMLEGDTIYSPMTGTILNISVSEDEVVDRSTALMTIADMEDMKVVIAVDELDINKIAVGQKANISSDTYPDEEFTGTVTKISLEGTTSNGVTTYDVTVKLDDRKSLMSGMNVDVKIISEISEDTLIIPVEAIHKQKNNYMVTIKDSSGNTSDVVVEMGLATDDQVEILSGLNEGDTIVYTVVKSNNATTNTMNMGMPGMGGVQGGPAGGPGGQGGGPRQ from the coding sequence ATGAAAAGTAAAAAAGCAAGATTGACAGTAGTTATACTAATCATTATTGCGGCTGTCGCTGTAACTGTATTTGTAACTGCCAAGCAAAAAGCTGCATCAACCTCTGCGGATGAATCATCAACAACAGAAGTTGAGTACACTGTTGCAAGTGGAGACATATCAATGTCTGTTTCAGAAAGCGGAACGGTTACTCCAACTGACAAAAGATCTATTAAATCTGAAATTGATGGAACAGTAGATACTATCTACGTTACTGAAGGAGATGTGGTTGAGCCAGACCAGGTTCTCATTTCGTTAAAATCCGACACTGACGACGACACAAGCACAGAAATCAACAGTATTCAATTAAGTATTGAAAAACTTCAAAGAGAATTGAATGATTTATACGAAAACCAAGGAGATTTAAATATTTACGCTCCTATTTCCGGTATTATATCAAATTTGGATATTGAAGCCGGTGATAATATAAACAGCAATTCTTCTATAGCCACAGTTAAGGATACAGACAATTCTTATATCAATTTATACTTTTCTAAGGAACAGTTTGAAAAAATATCCATTGGAGATGCTGCCTCTGTATTTATGACAAAATATTTCTCAACACATGAAGGAACTGTAACAGAAAAGGACAGCACACCTGTACAGATGGGAGGCGGAACGTTTGGATATCTTGTAACAATACGGATGTCCAACCCCGGAGGCTTCAGTGTAGGAGACACGGCTCGGGTTTCCGTAAGTAACAATCAGGGTACATATCAAGCAATGCAAAACGGTGAAATAGACGAAGTAAAAGAAGAAGCAATTATTTCAAAGGTTAGCGGAGAAATAAAATCCGTTGAAACAGAAAACGGAAAATATGTGAATAAAGGCGATTTAATAGCAGTTATTGAAGGGACAGACTTGGAATTTGAAATATCAGAAAAACAAAATTCAATAAAAAAATATAAATCGCAAATTGAAGATATGCTAGAAGGAGACACTATATATTCTCCCATGACCGGCACTATCCTTAATATAAGTGTTTCAGAAGATGAGGTAGTTGACAGATCAACAGCATTGATGACTATTGCTGATATGGAAGACATGAAAGTTGTAATAGCAGTTGATGAACTCGATATCAACAAAATAGCAGTAGGACAGAAAGCAAATATATCTAGCGATACATATCCTGACGAGGAATTCACAGGAACCGTAACTAAAATATCATTGGAAGGAACAACATCCAACGGAGTTACCACATATGACGTAACTGTTAAGCTTGATGACAGAAAAAGCCTTATGTCAGGAATGAACGTAGATGTTAAGATAATCTCTGAAATAAGCGAAGATACTTTGATTATCCCTGTTGAAGCAATCCACAAGCAGAAAAACAACTACATGGTAACGATAAAGGATTCATCCGGAAATACCAGCGATGTTGTTGTAGAAATGGGCCTTGCTACCGATGACCAAGTTGAAATCCTAAGCGGACTCAATGAGGGCGATACAATAGTTTACACGGTTGTTAAATCCAACAATGCAACAACAAATACAATGAACATGGGCATGCCCGGAATGGGAGGAGTCCAAGGAGGTCCAGCAGGAGGCCCCGGCGGTCAAGGCGGAGGTCCGAGGCAATGA
- a CDS encoding DUF378 domain-containing protein yields the protein MDKFALVLVIIGALNWGLIALFQFDLVAAIFGGQTAIFSRLVYGLVGLAGLYCITLLFNERERID from the coding sequence ATGGATAAATTTGCATTGGTATTAGTAATTATAGGAGCTTTAAACTGGGGTCTTATAGCGTTGTTTCAGTTCGACCTTGTAGCTGCTATATTTGGAGGCCAAACTGCAATATTCAGCCGATTGGTGTATGGACTTGTAGGTTTGGCAGGCTTATACTGTATAACCTTATTATTCAATGAACGCGAAAGAATAGATTAA